In Acinetobacter sp. TGL-Y2, a genomic segment contains:
- a CDS encoding acyl-CoA dehydrogenase C-terminal domain-containing protein — protein sequence MPAYKAPVRDIRFLMNEVFDYPAHYKTLSNGEAADSDTIDMIIDGAADFCENILSPLNQTGDEEGCHFKDGEVTTPKGFKEAYDQFVQGGWQGLSYPEEFGGQGLPMSLNLVKSEMMGTANWSFTMYPGLSMGCMNTIMQFGTDEQKNTYMPHLTAGTWAGTMCLTEPQCGTDLGQVKTKAEPTAEGTYKITGTKIFISAGEHDLTENIIHIVLARLPDAPAGTKGISLFIVPKFLPTAEGTVGERNPVTCGSIEHKMGIRASATAVLNFDGAIGYLIGEKHRGLHAMFTFMNTARIGTAVQGLAHAELAFQGSLPYAKERMSMRALSGKKDPEKVADAIIHHADVRRMLLTQKAIAEGGRSMIYHAAQLADKMTDALIQGDQAKFDEYDDKLGFYTPILKGFLTELGLEAANHGMQIFGGHGYIKEHGMEQIVRDARISTLYEGTTGVQALDLIGRKVLLSSKGKVVRDYTAEILKFCGQHARNKYMRRFAWDLTKACAQWNALTVRIMLAARKDRDIVSSASVDFLMFSGYVMMAYYWAQQAAVASAKLANGDGAETPEFYKAKIKVADFYFERLLPRTQGHAESMVNPSKTMMSLGAENFSFDY from the coding sequence ATGCCAGCATATAAAGCGCCTGTCCGTGACATTCGTTTCTTGATGAATGAGGTCTTTGACTATCCAGCGCACTACAAAACTTTAAGCAACGGCGAAGCTGCTGATTCAGACACCATTGATATGATTATCGACGGTGCTGCCGATTTTTGTGAAAATATCTTGTCCCCTTTAAACCAAACAGGCGATGAAGAAGGCTGTCATTTTAAAGATGGTGAAGTCACTACACCTAAAGGCTTTAAAGAAGCTTATGACCAATTTGTTCAAGGTGGGTGGCAAGGTCTGTCTTATCCTGAAGAGTTCGGCGGTCAAGGTCTGCCAATGTCTTTGAACTTGGTAAAGTCTGAAATGATGGGAACGGCGAACTGGTCATTTACCATGTACCCTGGTTTAAGCATGGGTTGTATGAACACCATCATGCAGTTTGGTACAGATGAGCAAAAAAATACTTATATGCCACATCTGACCGCAGGTACATGGGCAGGCACAATGTGCTTGACTGAGCCACAGTGTGGTACTGACTTAGGTCAGGTCAAAACCAAAGCAGAACCCACTGCTGAAGGCACTTATAAAATCACAGGTACCAAGATCTTTATTTCGGCGGGTGAACATGATCTGACTGAAAATATCATTCATATCGTGCTTGCGCGTCTACCCGATGCTCCTGCGGGCACCAAGGGAATTTCACTGTTTATCGTGCCTAAATTCCTGCCGACAGCAGAAGGTACAGTAGGCGAGCGTAACCCAGTGACCTGTGGTTCGATTGAACACAAAATGGGAATTCGCGCCTCTGCAACTGCGGTACTGAATTTTGATGGCGCAATCGGTTATTTGATAGGTGAGAAACATCGAGGTTTACATGCGATGTTTACCTTTATGAATACCGCACGTATTGGTACAGCTGTTCAAGGTTTAGCGCATGCAGAATTGGCATTCCAAGGTTCACTGCCTTATGCCAAAGAACGTATGTCTATGCGCGCGCTTTCTGGCAAAAAAGATCCTGAAAAAGTGGCCGATGCCATTATTCATCATGCCGATGTTCGTCGCATGTTGTTAACCCAAAAAGCCATTGCTGAAGGTGGTCGTTCAATGATTTATCATGCAGCACAGCTGGCAGATAAAATGACCGATGCACTCATTCAAGGTGATCAAGCCAAGTTTGATGAATATGACGACAAACTGGGTTTCTATACGCCGATTTTAAAGGGTTTCTTAACTGAACTTGGTTTAGAGGCTGCCAATCACGGTATGCAAATCTTCGGTGGGCATGGCTATATTAAAGAACATGGCATGGAACAAATCGTGCGTGATGCACGCATCTCAACCTTGTATGAAGGCACAACAGGGGTTCAAGCACTGGATTTAATCGGTCGTAAAGTGCTTTTGTCTTCTAAAGGTAAAGTGGTCCGCGACTATACTGCTGAAATTTTAAAATTCTGTGGTCAACATGCCCGCAATAAATACATGCGCCGTTTCGCATGGGACTTAACCAAGGCTTGTGCACAGTGGAATGCCCTAACAGTGCGTATCATGCTGGCTGCACGCAAGGACCGTGACATCGTGTCTTCTGCATCTGTCGATTTCCTGATGTTCTCAGGTTATGTGATGATGGCGTACTACTGGGCACAACAAGCTGCGGTTGCATCTGCAAAACTTGCCAATGGTGATGGCGCAGAAACCCCTGAGTTCTATAAAGCTAAAATTAAAGTGGC